The DNA window GAACAAGTCCGCGACGACGACAGCGGCGAACTCGCCGACTACATCGACGAGCTCGCCGCCGCCGACCCCGACAAGCTCGGCGTGGCCCTGTGCACGACGTCGGGGAACCTCTACTCGGTGGGCGATGATGACTACGAGTTCACCATCCAGTCCATCTCCAAGCCTTTCGTCTACGCGCTCGCGCTGGAGGAGCTCGGCGCGGCGGAGGTGCACAAGTACGTGGGCGTGGAGCCTTCGGGCGAGGCCTTCAACGCGATTTCGCTGGAAGAGGGCACCCATCGGCCCGCGAACCCGATGATCAACGCGGGCGCGATCGCGGTGAACCAGCTGATCAACGGCGCGGAATCCTCGGTAAAGGCGCGGGTGGAGAAGATCCGGGCCTTCTTTTCCAAACTTGCCGGCCGCGAACTGAGCATCGACGAATCGCTGGTGGAATCCGAGATCAGTACCGCGCACCGCAACCTGGCGATCGCGCACCTGTTGCGCGAGTTCGGCATGGTGCAGGACCAGGCGCACGACGCGATCGAGTCCTACACGCAGCAGTGCGCGGTGCTGGTCACCGTGCGCGATCTGGCGACGATGGCGGCGACCCTGGCCAACGGCGGGGTACAGCCGATCACCGGCGAGCGGGTGTGCTCTGCGGCCGCTGCGCGGATTACGCAGGCGGTGATGACTTCGGCGGGTATGTATGACGGCTCGGGGCAGTGGATGGTCAACGTGGGCATCCCCGCGAAGTCGGGCGTGGCCGGCGGGCTGATCGGCACGATGCCGGGGCAGATGGGGTTGGCGTCGCTGAGCCCGCGGCTGAACGAGCAGGGCAACTCGGTGCGCGGGGTGCGCATCTTCCGCGAGATGTCCGCCTCGCTGGGGCTGAACCTGATGGGCGCGGATTACTACACGGCGCCGGGGATTCGGTCGGTGGAGCGTCGAGAAGATTGCACCGTGGTGGTGCTGCAGGGCATGATCAACTTCACCGCCGCGGAGAAGATCCTGCACGACCTGTCGAGCGAGCGCATCGTCGGCGGCACGCTGGTGCTGGATGTGTCGAATGTGACCAGCTTCAACAAGGCCGGGCGCCTCTTGATCAAGGAGGGACTGCGCCAGCTTCGCGACGAGGGCTACGAGGTCAGCATCTACGACCCGGACTCCGCGATGCCGGACTACGAGTTTTCCGACGGCACCAAGGTCCGCGCCATCAAGGACTTCTCCACCAGCTTCACCGTGCCCGCCTCCCGCACCGCGGTGTTCAAGGCGATCACCACGCCGAAGGACTGGTGGGACGACCACATCGAGGGCTCGGCGGCCGAGGCCGGCGGCGAGTTCCACTTCGACACGGACAGCCAGTACGCCGAGTTCCGCGTGGAGGAGGCCGAAGAGGGCGACCGCCTGGTCTGGCACACCGAGTCCACGGGCAAGGAGAAAGAAGACCGCGACTGGGACGACACCTCGCTCATCTTCGAGCTCAGCGACAGCGAGGAGGACCAGGGCGAAACGCAGGTCACCTTCACCCACCGCGGCATGCACCCGCACGAGGAGGGCTACAAGGAGACCGTCGAGGCGTGGCGCGAACGCCTCCAGGACCGTCTCGAGCCGCTGATCCGCCGCCGCGGGGAGGGCTAGCAGGCGGCGTTGAGGGCGGCGAGTGTGGCG is part of the Corynebacterium imitans genome and encodes:
- a CDS encoding SRPBCC family protein; amino-acid sequence: MPASRTAVFKAITTPKDWWDDHIEGSAAEAGGEFHFDTDSQYAEFRVEEAEEGDRLVWHTESTGKEKEDRDWDDTSLIFELSDSEEDQGETQVTFTHRGMHPHEEGYKETVEAWRERLQDRLEPLIRRRGEG